TCGTCCCCGAGCAGTATGTTGCCTGCCTTGATGTCCCGGTGGATCTGCCCGTTACTGTGGAAGTACTCCAGCCCCTTGAGCACCTCCTTCAGGACGGTCGCGATCGTTGACTCGTCGAACACGCCGTGCCGGCAGTTGACCGTCCGCATCCGGTGCTTGATGATGTCGAGCAGGCTGCCGCCCTCGAGCAGCCGCAGGATCAGCCAAAGTTCCTCCTTCACCACGAAGCTCGTGTGGTAGGTCACGACGTTCTCGTGGTTGCAGCTGCTCATCGCCTGGATctccttcagcagctcgtCCATCGAGGTGTTCCACTTCTCCAGATTGATGCGCTTGATGGCGCACTTCTCCTTGCGCGGCAAGCAGTACGCATTGTGGACGACGGCCGTCGCTCCGACCCCGATCACGTCGTTCAGCTCGTAATCGTCGCGGCTGTTGGGCCACGGCGTCGTGGGCTGTGGCGGTGGGGCCAGGCTCGCGGACGAGGCCGACGTCGCGGGGGGCGCTGCCGCTGCCCCGAGGGCCGCCGCACTGCTACCACCGCTACCGAGTGTTGCCATGTGTTCTGCCttttctgtgtgcgtgtttttttcttcttcttctctcggTGCAGATGGCACGTAAATGTCGCGCGGTGCAAACGGCGAGCGGGTTCGGATCTGTTTCTCGCTTGGTTTCACTCACGGTCTCTCACGGAttctctcactcactcccGCGGGGCCACAATTTGGAGACACGCGCGAATGCTCGGCGCGACGGCCGAAAACGACgggagcagcagaaaaaaacaatatatatatatgtaaaATGCAATGCTCACGATGGACACACACTCGGGATTTATTTAGATATTCCGCGACTCGCCGCGATTTGCTTCGCTGCTCCGTCCGGCGCCTGCTGAGCGTGTGCGGTTTATGGTGTTATTATGACCACGGCCAAATATCACAGGTTCACGctcgtgatggtggtgtgagTGTTGCTATGGTTGTTGCACGTTGTTGGATGCAGCAGAAGCAGCTGTCGTTGCACAGTGCGGCTACGCGGATGCGTTACGTGTGATGTGTAAATTTTCCAGCCAAAAGCGAGGCCGCTGGCCGGATACTTTAGTGCACACACTAGACTAGACGGTGAAACGCACGGAATGAGGGCccgtgcacacatacacagaggcGCGGAACGAACGGTCTTCTTCGATGCCGGAGGAAACGTTCTGATAAGCGCTGAGACGGGGGCTCCTGTAAGCCGATATGACGGCGGCCGGATTCCCGACCGTTCACCGTTGCGGCAGGTACCGAAGCTCACTATCAATGTTGGTTCAGGCGGCGACGGCCTTGATGATTCATGTTATTTTTCGGTTGCACACTGCACCAGACACGAGCGCACACGGGGGACagacacaacaaaaaagcgaCACCATGCACTGTGACGCACACGAAATACGCACgagaaaacacaaacgcgGGGACGAGGTCCGAGCGGGgacagaaagcaaaaaaacgtcAACAGAAGCACTGGCACGAGAAGAGCGGAGCGATAAATTTAGCCGTCGCTGAGGTGGCGACAGTTGCAGGAGCGGGGCAGCGGATGCCGATGTTGCTGCGGTTCCAGACGTAACACCAAGGCGCGATGGGACACGAAACGTGAACACACTCTCGCTGCAGCGGCCCAAGGGATTCTGGGTTTTCCGCAAGACGGACGAATCGCTCGTGACTTCCTTTCGCCGTGGTCTTCGATCAGATGACAGAAAACCGTGTTGGCACGAAAAGTGACACATTCGCCGACGTCGTCGCGCGCTGAGCTCCGCTGGCCAGGCGCTCACACGCGCTCTTCCCAAGTAAACACGAAAACACCGAAAGATATTTAGCTAAATCTGAGGCAAACACTTTACCAATGCTACTGCAAGTGGTGCGCAAATTTGGCGCGATTAGCGAGCCATTTAAAGCGCCGTTGAGAAACTGTGCCCGTTACTACCTTCACAAATTACAGCATTTTACCGGCACTGCTGAACAGAGTCCGTTCATCGagttcgttttgctttccgaAATGAGTGCCTGCGAGAGCTCAGCCGATCCGGCTTGAATCTGAGTTGAAGTATTGCAACCCGGATTGAAAACGTTCCCCTAGAGACGAGGCGTActtgatgtttttgttttgtattgtcGTCGGATTGTTTGGAGCTTCGAGACGCGATTCAGCAGCCCGGTCGTATCGTCAACTATTAATTACCCATTTGTGCAGGAGGTGAGCTTATAATAAAGGTAACGACATTGTGAAAAACTTTGGTGAGTTGCTCGTTCCTCGTTCTCCAGATAACACGCGATCCAGTCTCGATAGTTATTGTGTTACTTTTCAAGGTCACTGTTGAATGTTGGAACCACCCTAGATCCCGGCAACACTCCCCGGTTGGAGGAAATGAGCAGCCAGAGCAATACGATGGCCAGCGGTCAGCATTCGACCGCGGGCAGCAATTCCGAGACGCAGGAAATAAGGCTGACGGCTCGATTCTCGGAGCAAATGGCACAACTGTGCTTGTCCGAGGACTACTCGGATGTTTCGTTCATCGTGGAAAACGAGCGTCTACCCGCACACCGGGTCATCCTGGCAGCCAGAAGTGACTACTTTCGGGCCCTCCTCTACGGGGGCCTGTCGGAGTCGCGCCTTAACGAAATTACCCTCCCGATACCGCTGACGGCGTTCAAGGCGCTACTCAGGTACATATACTCCGGCAACATGTTACTTTCGGAGATGAAGGAAGAACAAATCATCGACACACTCGGGTTGGCCAATCACTACGGTTTCACCGACCTCGAAGTGGCCATATCGGACTACCTGCGCAATGTGCTTTCGCTTGGCAACGTGTGTTCCGTTCTGGACGCGGCTCGATTGTTCGGACTCGACGCACTTACCACCGTCTGCCATTCGTTTGTCGATAAGCACGCTCCGGACATACTGCAGCATGAAACGTTCCGCACACTATCACTCGACGCACTGACCAGCTTACTGGAGCGGGACTCATTTTTTGCCCCGGAAGTGCAGATATTCGAGGCGGTCTACGATTGGTGCCGGTGCAACGCGGACAGTGTAAAGAACGTGGACGGTGTGGTAGAGAAGGTCCGCTTTTCGCTCATGTCCTTGGAGGAACTGCTGAAcgtggtccgtccgtccagTATTCTTGATCCCGACCGGTTATTGGACGCTATCGCCGAAAAAGTTTCCTCCCAGCGACTACCGTACCGAGGGGCACTTTGTAAGTTGTCTTTAGAGTTTCGAGGGGGGGTGCAAAACATAATCAGGGCATATGTAACAAGCTTCGGAATGTCTTTTAGGGCCCGAAGAGAATGTGGCTTCAGCCAAATTCAACTCCCGCACAATACTCGGTGAGCAACGGATGGCGCTGCTGGATGGGGATACGGTTTCCTACGACTTGGAGCATGGATACACGCGAGCAGCAATCAGTGCGGGCTCCAGCAGTGATTCGACGGGAATTATTGTCGAGCTTGGCAAAATGTTCATCATCAACCACATCAAGGTATTGCTGTGGGACCGTGATACGCGCTCGTACAGCTACTACGTCGAGGTGTCGGTCAATCAGAGCAACTGGGAACGGGTTGTTGATCACACCAAATACTACTGTCGATCGTGGCAGTTTCTCTACTTCCCGCCACAGGCGGTTCGCTACATAAGGCTCGTGGGCACTCACAACACGGTCAACGAAGTGTTTCACGTTGTCGCACTGGAAGCACTGTACACCGAGACGGCGGTCCCGATGGTCGGGGGCGTGCTCGTGCCAACGTACAATGTAGCGACAGTGAAGTACAGCGCAACCGTCGTAGAAGGGGGTAGCCGTACCCGGAACGTGCTCCTGAATGGGGACGTGAAAAACTACGACTGGGATGGCGGTTACACCTGCCACCAGATCGGAACCGGTGCCATACTGATCCAGCTCGGACAACCGTACTGGATCAGTTCcctccggttgctgctgtgggaTTGCGATAACCGATCGTACAGCTTCTTCGTTGAGGTGTCGACCAATTTGAAAGACTGGGAAACGGTGGTCGACAGACGGACAGAGCACATGAAATCGTGGCAAAATTTTTCCTTCCCCCCAAAGGTGGTCGTCTACATTCGGATCGTTGGGACACACAACACGGCGAACGAGATGTTCCACTGTGTGCACTTCGAGTGCCCGTCACAGGATACCAGCAAGCTGGTGAAGATTGGCCAGGATGCTCCCGCCAGCGAGATCGACAGAGAACCGAAGGATACGTTACCGACCATAGTGACGGCTGATTGATCTGCAGAAATTTAAAAGAGAACGACATTTTGGGATGCCCCACTGTATGTACTTAAGCTGTGTCCGCTCAGCTAAATGAACGCTGTGCTCTCAAAATTTATGTGAATTCCAACACGGTACTGAAACGGAATGCTTAATGTAGATTTTTAAAACTCCAAAACTTTGTAGTAATATATTTTGGGGCAAcctgtttttttattgaacCTTGACTTAAGTACTTTGACTGTCACTCCGTTTCACACAATGGTTCTGCAATCCGACTTTGCAGACAAACTTTATATTCGTGGCCCATGGTGTTTTCGTAATAAAAAACCAATAATCTTCTAGTAACCACAATCGGTAGGTTTTCTTCGCACGATTCCGAAATTGCGGAGCGAAGTGGAGTAGTTCGAACGTCATCTTTAATCGTTGTCTGTTTATCAGTCGAAGCGGCCGCAACGTTCGGCGCATTTGTTTATTCAGCCTAACTAACGCGTACGATAACTTTGGTTTAAAATTTCCAAGGCGTCACGTCGAAGTTTAGTTATGCTGACCCGATAACGACTGCAGCCGTGTAATCATAATCCGTTAGGTAATCTGTTTTATCGACAGAAAAATGTGACACCCAGGATCAGTCTCGGGTCAGCTGTCGTGCCGTGAGCAAACGGGCAAAAATGCAACATCTCACCAGCGCTTCAAAGAAGAAGCCTGTAGAAGTTTACGCTTCCACCGGTGcagatgacgacgatgacttCAACAGCGTCGTTGACTCGGAGTTCGAGGAGAGTCCCTATCCTTGCCGGAAAGTTAGCCATCACGCGAGCATAACCGTGGAGGAGCGCACTGTAATGCCACCCTTTGCCCATTACTGGTGAAGTAAATCATAAAACGTGTTCGGTTTGAATGATTTCTTCTTTCAGTTGCTGCACCCAAAACCAACAGAAAAAGATGACGAGCAACAGAAGAAGGATAATGGTAAGTGAAACGCTCGGAACGCGCGGTGAAAATGATCAACCTTCTAATGGGTGTCCTTTGTAGCTACAGCTAACGCTAACGCTAATGCTAATGTAAGTAGTGCAAGCTTGCTGCATTATCAGTGTGAGTTTAGTGGACTCGGTGTTCCTTCCTCAATCCTCAGCAGAACTCCGAGCTGACCAGCTTCGTGCAGAAAAAATCGTTTGCCCAGAACATGATGGACATCGCACTGCTGTCGGCAAACACGAACCAGTTACGATACGTGTTGGATTTGGGATCCAAACATCCGTACTATTCCACCAGCTTATCACTGATCATTCTGAGCCTAGTCATGcaggtcgtcgtcggtttggcAATGCTCTACTGTAACAGGTAAAAAGGGGAATAGGTAAGAGGGTCAAACCTAAAATCGGGAATTCAAACGATGAACTATTCAAACAGGTACAACATTAGGAAAAAGGGCGAGATGCGGCGAGCGTCCCATATAAACAACCTGTCCGTGGCCGGTGTATTCATGGTGACGCTAGTAAACGTTTTTATATCCACCTTCAATGGCGCCCACATGCAGAACTGTTGCATTTTACCCAACGACAGCGatagcagcagtagcaccgTAAGTCCTGTGGAGTTCGTATCAACGGTAGTCGAATCCACAGCGGTTGAATCCACAGTGGTCGAATCCACGGCACCCTAATAATCCTGAAGATGTAGATTAATTGTTTTAAGATCCCTCGAAAACAAATCGGTTCTCTCGAAAGATAGCATAACGAACGTGTACTCAAAATATGAGTCAATTGTTGGTACTAAATACAAACAATGAATTGTAAACGTTTTTATTGTTCACAAACTGTTTAGAGTTTCGCATCTGCCAGATAACTGCTCGAGTGCACGTTAGTGAGCACGTGCATAGCAATCATACGGAACACGTGATCCTCGCGCCGAACGAGCAACGTCCTCGCCTGCAACTGAGCCCAAACTATTGAACGCGTTCGTTTACACTGAATCGCTTCAAACGCCAATTGCTACTTCACCCAGCCAAAGCTCCCCGGTCGACGTCATGACAAACCTTGCTTTATCTTATCGGCTGCTATCTACAGCCCTAAACATGTGTCACGGACACTTGTACGGACCCTCGACACACCATGCACGATAATTCATTTGGCAAGTGAAACTCGTCGTCGAACAATGAAGCTCGTTCCGTTTGTGATCATCGTTTGCGGTTCCATCTACGTAA
The nucleotide sequence above comes from Anopheles bellator chromosome 1, idAnoBellAS_SP24_06.2, whole genome shotgun sequence. Encoded proteins:
- the LOC131216396 gene encoding BTB/POZ domain-containing protein 9 — translated: MSSQSNTMASGQHSTAGSNSETQEIRLTARFSEQMAQLCLSEDYSDVSFIVENERLPAHRVILAARSDYFRALLYGGLSESRLNEITLPIPLTAFKALLRYIYSGNMLLSEMKEEQIIDTLGLANHYGFTDLEVAISDYLRNVLSLGNVCSVLDAARLFGLDALTTVCHSFVDKHAPDILQHETFRTLSLDALTSLLERDSFFAPEVQIFEAVYDWCRCNADSVKNVDGVVEKVRFSLMSLEELLNVVRPSSILDPDRLLDAIAEKVSSQRLPYRGALWPEENVASAKFNSRTILGEQRMALLDGDTVSYDLEHGYTRAAISAGSSSDSTGIIVELGKMFIINHIKVLLWDRDTRSYSYYVEVSVNQSNWERVVDHTKYYCRSWQFLYFPPQAVRYIRLVGTHNTVNEVFHVVALEALYTETAVPMVGGVLVPTYNVATVKYSATVVEGGSRTRNVLLNGDVKNYDWDGGYTCHQIGTGAILIQLGQPYWISSLRLLLWDCDNRSYSFFVEVSTNLKDWETVVDRRTEHMKSWQNFSFPPKVVVYIRIVGTHNTANEMFHCVHFECPSQDTSKLVKIGQDAPASEIDREPKDTLPTIVTAD